The Pangasianodon hypophthalmus isolate fPanHyp1 chromosome 13, fPanHyp1.pri, whole genome shotgun sequence genome includes a window with the following:
- the gys1 gene encoding glycogen [starch] synthase, muscle, which yields MPLARSISVTSLSGLEEWDEEFDLEDAVLFEIAWEVANKVGGIYTVIQTKARLTCEEWGENYFLVGPYTESNVRTQVELIEPPNAALRRTIDKMNSSGCKVYFGRWLIEGSPYVILLDVGFTAWSLDRWKSELWENCSIGVPWFDREANDAVLFGFLTAWLLGEYAAQCEDPPHILAHFHEWLAGLGLVLCRQRHLPVATIFTTHATLLGRYLCAGNVDFYNNLAEFNVDKEAGDRQIYHRYCLERAAARCAHVFTTVSKITAIEAEHLLKRKPDIVTPNGLNVKKFSAMHEFQNLHAQSKARIQEFIRGHFYGHLDFNLDKTVFLFIAGRYEFSNKGADIFLEALARLNYLLRVNHSQVTVIAFFIMPARTNNFNVETLKGQAVRKQLWDTAQTVKERFGKKLYESLLVGQLPEVSKMLDKEDFTMMKRAIFATQRQCLPPICTHNMLEDSTDPILTAIRRIGLFNSAQDRVKVIFHPEFLSSTSPLLPMDYEEFVRGCHLGVFPSYYEPWGYTPAECTVMGIPSVSTNLSGFGCFMEEHIADPSSYGIYILDRRFRSVDESCNQLTSFLFQFCQQSRRQRIIQRNRTERLSDLLDWRYLGRYYVAARHMALAKAFPESYVYEPHDPTSTTGFRYPRPASVPPSPAHSLHSSPHHSEAEDEDETYDEDLEAEKDRLNIRQPYSLPNKNKSLPVDLPEKN from the exons TTGGAGGCATCTACACAGTGATCCAGACGAAGGCACGTTTGACCTGTGAGGAATGGGGTGAAAACTACTTCTTGGTGGGGCCCTATACAGAGTCTAATGTCAGGACCCAGGTTGAATTGATTGAGCCCCCAAACGCAGCACTGAGGAGGACCATCGACAAGATGAACAGCAGTGGCtgcaag gtGTATTTTGGCCGTTGGCTGATTGAAGGCTCTCCGTATGTGATCCTGCTGGATGTTGGTTTCACCGCCTGGTCTCTGGACCGCTGGAAGAGTGAATTATGGGAAAACTGTTCCATCGGCGTGCCCTGGTTCGACCGCGAGGCCAACGACGCTGTCCTGTTCGGCTTCCTCACCGCCTGGTTGCTCGGAgag tatgcAGCGCAGTGTGAAGATCCTCCACACATCCTGGCTCATTTTCATGAGTGGCTGGCTGGACTGGGGCTGGTACTATGCCGACAGAGGCACTTGCCTGTAGCGACCATTTTCACCACACACGCCACGCTGCTCGGCCGATACCTGTGTGCCGGGAACGTCGACTTCTACAACAACCtggcagag TTTAATGTTGATAAGGAAGCAGGGGATAGACAGATCTATCACCGCTACTGTTTAGAGCGGGCCGCAGCACGCTGTGCTCACGTCTTCACCACTGTGTCTAAGATCACAGCCATCGAGGCTGAACACTTGCTCAAAAGGAAACCAG ATATTGTGACTCCTAATGGTCTGAATGTGAAAAAGTTCTCAGCCATGCATGAGTTTCAGAATCTCCACGCTCAGAGCAAAGCTCGCATTCAAGAGTTCATCAGAGGCCATTTCTATGG GCATTTAGATTTTAATCTGGATAAAACCGTGTTTCTGTTCATTGCTGGACGCTACGAGTTTTCAAATAAAGGAGCTGACATTTTCCTCGAAGCACTTGCCAGACTCAACTATTTACTGAGG GTGAACCACAGTCAGGTTACGGTGATAGCGTTCTTCATCATGCCTGCTCGCACCAACAACTTCAACGTGGAGACGCTGAAGGGTCAAGCCGTACGGAAACAGCTCTG GGATACAGCTCAGACTGTGAAAGAACGCTTCGGGAAGAAACTCTACGAATCGCTGCTAGT cGGGCAGCTCCCAGAGGTGTCGAAGATGTTGGACAAAGAGGATTTCACCATGATGAAGAGGGCCATCTTTGCTACACAGCGCCAGTGTCTTCCTCCCATCTGCACCCACAACATGCTGGAGGACAGCACGGACCCCATCCTCACCGCCATCCGCCGCATCGGCCTCTTCAACAGCGCTCAGGATCGCGTCAAG GTCATCTTCCATCCAGAGTTTCTGTCCTCCACCTCCCCGCTGCTGCCCATGGACTACGAGGAGTTTGTTAGAGGCTGCCATCTTGGAGTCTTTCCTTCCTACTACGAACCCTGGGGCTACACACCAG cggaGTGCACTGTGATGGGCATTCCCTCCGTCTCCACTAATCTCTCTGGGTTTGGCTGTTTCATGGAGGAGCACATAGCTGACCCGTCTTCTTATG gGATTTATATTCTGGACCGGCGGTTTCGCAGCGTGGACGAATCATGCAACCAGCTGACCTCCTTCCTGTTCCAGTTCTGCCAGCAGAGCCGCAGACAGCGCATCATCCAGAGGAACCGCACAGAACGCCTCAGTGACCTGCTGGACTGGAGATATCTGGGCCGG TATTACGTGGCTGCTCGCCATATGGCTCTGGCCAAAGCCTTCCCTGAGAGTTATGTGTACGAGCCCCACGATCCAACCTCG ACTACGGGTTTCCGTTACCCCCGTCCTGCCTCGGTGCCACCCTCGCCTGCTCACTCGCTCCATTCGTCCCCACACCACAGCGAGGCTGAAGACGAGGACGAGACATATGACGAAGATCTGGAGGCTGAGAAAGACCGCCTGAACATCCGGCAACCTTACAGTCTGCCAAACAAGAATAAAAGCCTGCCAGTTGACCTACCTGAGAAAAActaa